Proteins encoded in a region of the Streptomyces sp. PCS3-D2 genome:
- a CDS encoding oxygenase MpaB family protein, protein MNANASKTAPTRARYDHAALDALSTQGDPLADETVAEMFRRKEVGDLNTLMRFFTTAGDKLPEQLPASARAYFEATAMPPSWVDWDVMEQARLFFMDNAAHINTGLSFAAMPATYAVPRLSRLLASTHSMAYPSRRMANTGQFVTYLMQTNSFAEGSRFIPAAQKVRLLHAAVRHHLRHGGHWDVEKDGVPICQEDMIGGQICFSLLVLDAMHRLGIHMSEDGAEAYFYAWRVVGAMLGCDMSAVPETLAEARDYCDLYLLRNLGPSPEGVRLNAQLMRMYEDVVPGTFFDPMVPATVRFLVGDTIGDWLEIPRTAWDTAAKAVPVFLGLLETIEDSSPYAEWALDRAGSLLSGFELASLTRGRVMHHAIPAELKDDYGVKAPRTGRWVPPAPVH, encoded by the coding sequence GTGAACGCCAACGCATCCAAGACCGCGCCGACGCGGGCCCGTTACGACCACGCCGCCCTCGACGCCCTGAGCACGCAGGGTGATCCGCTCGCCGACGAGACCGTCGCCGAGATGTTCCGCCGCAAGGAGGTCGGCGACCTCAACACCCTCATGCGGTTCTTCACCACCGCCGGCGACAAGCTTCCCGAGCAACTCCCGGCATCCGCACGCGCTTACTTCGAGGCGACCGCCATGCCCCCGTCCTGGGTGGACTGGGACGTGATGGAGCAGGCCAGGCTGTTCTTCATGGACAACGCGGCCCACATCAACACCGGCCTGTCCTTCGCGGCCATGCCCGCGACCTACGCCGTCCCGCGGCTCTCCCGGCTGCTGGCCTCGACGCACTCCATGGCGTACCCCTCGCGCCGGATGGCCAACACCGGGCAGTTCGTCACCTACCTGATGCAGACCAACTCCTTCGCGGAGGGCAGCAGGTTCATCCCCGCCGCGCAGAAGGTACGGCTGCTGCACGCGGCGGTCCGCCACCACCTGCGCCACGGTGGCCACTGGGACGTCGAGAAGGACGGCGTGCCCATCTGCCAAGAGGACATGATCGGCGGGCAGATCTGCTTCTCGCTGCTGGTCCTCGACGCCATGCACCGGCTCGGCATCCACATGAGCGAGGACGGCGCCGAGGCCTACTTCTACGCCTGGCGGGTCGTCGGCGCCATGCTCGGCTGCGACATGTCGGCGGTGCCGGAGACCCTCGCCGAGGCCCGCGACTACTGCGACCTCTACCTCCTGCGCAACCTCGGCCCCTCGCCCGAGGGGGTCCGCCTCAACGCCCAGCTGATGCGCATGTACGAGGACGTGGTCCCGGGGACCTTCTTCGACCCGATGGTCCCCGCCACCGTACGGTTCCTCGTCGGTGACACCATCGGCGACTGGCTGGAGATCCCGCGCACCGCCTGGGACACGGCGGCGAAGGCGGTTCCGGTGTTCCTCGGGCTGCTGGAGACCATCGAGGACAGCAGCCCGTACGCGGAATGGGCGCTCGACAGGGCCGGCTCGCTGCTCTCCGGCTTCGAGCTGGCCTCCCTGACCCGGGGCAGGGTGATGCACCACGCCATTCCCGCGGAGCTGAAGGACGACTACGGGGTGAAGGCGCCGCGCACCGGGCGCTGGGTGCCGCCGGCGCCCGTGCACTGA
- a CDS encoding molybdopterin-dependent oxidoreductase — protein MRARRSGSGRRWAAGAVCGVVAAFAGLAVAEPVAAVVRPEAFPVTAVGSAVVDLTPTAVREWAIAAFGTADKTVLTAGVVAALTAIAAGAGLLALRSLPAGIAVAGGFGLLGAAAALSRPAASWKDALPSLVGGLAAAGVLWVLITAATRPRPRGAPPGGAWAMDRRGFGRLVVGVLAAAGAAGLAGRRLGAHGSAGATASRADLVLPPPAVPAPPVPAGADLRVPGVGPFLTPARDFYRVDTALVVPRVDADTWRLSILGEGVPRPLTLGLRELLARPLVEHDITLTCVSNEVGGPYAGNARWLGVRLADLLREAGVRPPSRGGPADQLVARSVDGMTLGTPVETVMDGREALLAVGMNGEPLPFAHGFPVRMVVPGLYGYVSACKWLTELRLTTFAAYDAYWVRRSWAQRAPVKTQSRIDTPRSYAAVRPGRVAVAGVAWAQHRGIRRVEVRVDGGPWQEARLGAADGVDTWRQFVWPWEATAGPHTLEVRATDGTGAVQTGVRGGTVPDGATGWHAVQVRVTDPG, from the coding sequence GTGAGGGCACGACGGAGCGGTTCCGGGAGGCGGTGGGCGGCGGGCGCCGTCTGCGGCGTCGTCGCCGCGTTCGCGGGCCTCGCGGTGGCGGAGCCGGTCGCGGCGGTGGTCCGGCCGGAGGCCTTCCCGGTGACCGCGGTGGGCTCCGCGGTCGTCGATCTGACGCCCACCGCCGTCAGGGAGTGGGCCATCGCCGCGTTCGGCACCGCCGACAAGACGGTCCTGACGGCGGGTGTCGTCGCCGCGCTCACCGCGATCGCGGCCGGGGCCGGGCTGCTCGCCCTGCGCAGCCTGCCCGCCGGGATCGCGGTCGCCGGCGGTTTCGGGCTGCTGGGGGCGGCGGCCGCGCTCAGCCGGCCGGCGGCCTCCTGGAAGGACGCCCTGCCCTCTCTCGTCGGCGGACTGGCCGCGGCCGGTGTGCTGTGGGTGCTGATCACCGCGGCCACTCGGCCCCGGCCGCGCGGGGCGCCGCCCGGCGGTGCCTGGGCGATGGACCGGCGCGGCTTCGGGCGACTGGTCGTCGGCGTCCTGGCCGCGGCGGGCGCGGCCGGCCTCGCCGGACGGCGGCTTGGCGCCCACGGCTCGGCGGGGGCGACCGCCTCCAGGGCCGATCTGGTCCTTCCCCCGCCTGCCGTGCCCGCGCCGCCGGTGCCGGCCGGTGCGGACCTGCGGGTACCCGGCGTCGGCCCCTTCCTCACCCCCGCCCGGGACTTCTACCGGGTGGACACGGCTCTGGTCGTGCCCCGCGTGGACGCCGACACCTGGCGGCTGAGCATCCTCGGCGAGGGGGTCCCGCGTCCCCTCACCCTCGGCCTGCGGGAGTTGCTCGCCCGACCCCTGGTCGAGCACGACATCACCCTCACCTGCGTGTCGAACGAGGTCGGCGGACCCTACGCGGGCAACGCGCGCTGGCTGGGCGTACGGCTCGCGGACCTGCTCCGCGAGGCCGGGGTGCGGCCCCCCTCCCGGGGCGGCCCCGCCGACCAGCTCGTGGCCCGTTCCGTCGACGGCATGACGCTGGGCACGCCCGTCGAGACGGTGATGGACGGCCGGGAGGCACTGCTGGCCGTGGGGATGAACGGCGAGCCGCTGCCCTTCGCGCACGGCTTCCCCGTCCGGATGGTCGTACCGGGCCTGTACGGGTACGTCTCCGCCTGCAAGTGGCTGACCGAGCTGCGGCTGACCACCTTCGCGGCGTACGACGCGTACTGGGTCCGCAGGTCCTGGGCACAGCGGGCCCCGGTGAAGACCCAGTCGAGGATCGACACCCCGCGCTCCTACGCGGCCGTGCGGCCGGGCCGGGTGGCGGTGGCGGGGGTGGCGTGGGCGCAGCACCGCGGGATCCGCCGGGTCGAGGTACGGGTGGACGGCGGCCCCTGGCAGGAGGCGCGGCTCGGCGCGGCGGACGGCGTGGACACCTGGCGGCAGTTCGTGTGGCCGTGGGAGGCGACGGCCGGACCGCACACCCTGGAGGTCCGGGCGACGGACGGTACGGGCGCCGTCCAGACCGGGGTGCGCGGCGGGACCGTGCCGGACGGGGCAACGGGCTGGCACGCGGTGCAGGTCCGCGTCACGGACCCCGGCTGA
- a CDS encoding SDR family oxidoreductase, giving the protein MTLEGTGGLHGRVALVAGATRGAGRGIAVELGARGATVYVSGRSTPGRRSEYDRPETIEETAELVTAAGGRGIAVVADHLVPGEVEALVRRIDAEQGRLDVLVNDIWGGELLFEWDSTVWEHDLDKGLRLMRLAVETHAVTSHFAVPLLLREPGGLVVEMTDGTADYNATRYRVSFFYDIAKSCVLRMAFALGHELGPRGATAVALTPGWLRSEMMLDAFGVREENWRDALAEVPHFAISETPAYVGRAVAALAADPEVSRWNGQSLSSGRLARVYGFTDLDGSRPDAWRYLVEVQDPGHPADTTGYR; this is encoded by the coding sequence ATGACTCTCGAAGGCACCGGAGGTCTCCACGGCAGGGTGGCCCTCGTCGCGGGCGCCACGCGGGGCGCGGGCCGGGGCATCGCGGTCGAGCTGGGGGCGCGGGGCGCGACGGTGTACGTGTCGGGGCGCAGCACCCCGGGCCGGCGTTCGGAGTACGACCGGCCCGAGACGATCGAGGAGACCGCCGAGCTGGTCACCGCGGCGGGCGGCCGGGGGATCGCGGTGGTCGCCGACCATCTGGTGCCCGGTGAGGTGGAGGCGCTGGTGCGGCGGATCGACGCCGAACAGGGCCGCCTCGACGTGTTGGTGAACGACATCTGGGGCGGGGAGCTGCTCTTCGAGTGGGACAGCACGGTGTGGGAGCACGACCTGGACAAGGGGCTTCGGCTGATGCGACTGGCGGTGGAGACGCATGCCGTCACCAGCCATTTCGCGGTGCCGCTGCTGCTGCGCGAGCCGGGTGGCCTGGTGGTGGAGATGACGGACGGCACCGCCGACTACAACGCGACCCGTTACCGGGTCTCCTTCTTCTACGACATCGCCAAGTCCTGCGTGCTGCGGATGGCGTTCGCCCTGGGGCACGAGCTGGGTCCACGGGGGGCAACGGCGGTGGCCCTGACACCGGGCTGGCTGCGCTCGGAGATGATGCTCGACGCCTTCGGGGTGCGGGAGGAGAACTGGCGGGACGCGCTGGCCGAGGTTCCGCACTTCGCGATCTCCGAGACCCCCGCGTACGTGGGCCGCGCGGTCGCGGCCCTCGCCGCGGACCCGGAGGTGTCCCGTTGGAACGGCCAGTCCCTCTCCAGCGGCCGGCTGGCACGGGTCTACGGCTTCACCGACCTGGACGGCAGCCGCCCCGACGCCTGGCGCTACCTGGTCGAAGTCCAGGATCCCGGCCACCCCGCGGACACCACCGGCTACCGCTAG
- a CDS encoding ricin-type beta-trefoil lectin domain protein encodes MPPRLRATLPCLTAAALLALALSPAPAAAEPRATSDTPLALTPPMGWNNWAHYMCDIDEATVVANADALVSTGLAAKGYDTVTVDDCWMTKSRDARGNLVVDTAKFPHGMAWLGEYLHARGLKFGIYQDAGSLTCEKYPGSGAPQGGGPDHYARDARQFASWKVDYVKMDGCNLWVPPGRTKEQAYRDAYNGVAKALRESGRDMVLSASAPAYFQQGEWGGSDWHKVLGWVGETGQLWREGKDIKVYNPAAPTTSRWNSVLGNYGYNRWLGRYAGPGNWNDPDFLLAGAPGLTAAEGRSQVALWAMMAAPFILSSDVSGLTPEGLAALGNTRMIALDQDPMGLQGAVVSSNATFEILVRPLANGDRAVAVLNRSANTRDIRVPLDEIGLPSCTADAQDLWSGARSEVSDALTGKLAGHDTAVWRLTPRGCAEAVPTGQIVGDGARCADGANTTGVGAVVMGACTGAPDQRWFLGDDARLRLAGECLSAGENGSVELADCAPRQHAQPGQSWFHRRDGALVEEVSGLCLTAPQAATTPDAPAERLRLAPCGDHRVDQAWSLPV; translated from the coding sequence GTGCCGCCTCGCCTGCGCGCAACGCTCCCCTGTCTGACCGCGGCCGCTCTCCTCGCCCTCGCGCTCTCCCCCGCCCCGGCGGCGGCCGAGCCGCGGGCGACCTCGGACACCCCGCTCGCGCTCACGCCTCCCATGGGCTGGAACAACTGGGCGCACTACATGTGCGACATCGACGAGGCCACGGTGGTCGCCAACGCCGACGCGCTCGTGTCCACGGGGCTGGCCGCCAAGGGCTACGACACGGTGACCGTCGACGACTGCTGGATGACGAAGAGCCGCGACGCCCGGGGGAACCTGGTCGTCGACACCGCCAAGTTCCCGCACGGCATGGCCTGGCTCGGAGAGTACCTGCACGCCAGGGGACTGAAGTTCGGCATCTACCAGGACGCCGGCTCCCTCACCTGCGAGAAGTACCCGGGCAGCGGCGCCCCTCAGGGCGGCGGCCCCGACCACTACGCCCGGGACGCACGGCAGTTCGCCTCCTGGAAGGTGGACTACGTCAAGATGGACGGCTGCAACCTGTGGGTGCCTCCGGGGCGCACCAAGGAACAGGCCTACCGGGACGCCTACAACGGCGTCGCGAAGGCCCTGCGCGAGAGCGGCCGGGACATGGTCCTGTCCGCCTCCGCACCCGCCTACTTCCAGCAGGGCGAGTGGGGCGGCTCCGACTGGCACAAGGTGCTCGGCTGGGTCGGCGAGACCGGCCAGCTGTGGCGCGAGGGCAAGGACATCAAGGTCTACAACCCGGCCGCGCCCACCACGTCCCGGTGGAACTCGGTGCTGGGCAACTACGGCTACAACCGCTGGCTCGGCCGGTACGCGGGCCCGGGCAACTGGAACGACCCCGACTTCCTGCTCGCCGGCGCCCCCGGCCTCACGGCCGCCGAGGGCCGCAGCCAGGTCGCCCTCTGGGCCATGATGGCCGCCCCGTTCATCCTGTCCTCCGACGTCTCCGGGCTGACCCCGGAAGGGCTCGCCGCCCTCGGCAACACCCGGATGATCGCACTGGACCAGGACCCGATGGGCCTTCAGGGCGCCGTGGTCTCCTCCAACGCCACCTTCGAGATCCTGGTCCGCCCGCTCGCGAACGGCGACCGTGCGGTGGCCGTCCTCAACCGCTCCGCCAACACCCGCGACATCCGCGTCCCGCTCGACGAGATCGGCCTGCCCTCCTGCACGGCTGACGCCCAGGACCTGTGGAGCGGTGCGCGCAGCGAGGTGTCCGACGCGCTGACCGGGAAGCTGGCCGGTCATGACACCGCCGTGTGGCGGCTCACCCCGCGCGGCTGCGCCGAGGCCGTGCCGACCGGGCAGATCGTCGGTGACGGCGCCCGCTGCGCCGACGGAGCGAACACCACCGGGGTCGGCGCGGTCGTGATGGGGGCCTGCACCGGAGCCCCCGACCAGCGGTGGTTCCTGGGCGACGACGCCCGCCTGCGGCTCGCCGGCGAATGCCTCTCGGCGGGCGAGAACGGCTCGGTGGAACTGGCCGACTGCGCGCCCCGGCAGCACGCCCAACCCGGCCAGAGCTGGTTCCACCGCCGGGACGGAGCCCTGGTGGAGGAGGTCAGCGGCCTGTGCCTGACCGCGCCGCAAGCCGCCACCACTCCCGACGCACCCGCGGAGCGGCTGCGGCTGGCGCCCTGCGGCGACCACCGGGTCGACCAGGCCTGGTCCCTGCCGGTCTGA
- a CDS encoding serine hydrolase → MRHSRTFTLACVGALMLGAALAGGYPAGRAESAARQCPAGQVSRGGTCLPADTEAFVERQVADALKTYRLTAAMAGVWVDGERVSAAAAGETMTGFPATTDMRFRIGSVAIPLMTTELLRLVDEGRVTLDDKLSRWRPDLPHADEVTLRMLASASAGYADYVTDDAFIDALYENPFRHWTGEELVRIAMSRPMARPPGSGFAYSHADWVLLGDIIARVEQRPLGEVMREKVLEPMGLTQTDISSRAEIPPPVLHGFDNERGVFEDSTYWDPSWTVAEGAVMTSTLEDMAKSFTAIGEGKLLTPQSHKAQLTPVVKIKGNAWFALGLPVENTWILQNPSFAGYAGTVAYLPSRKLAIATVATQGLGSTVRNASSNVLQAIAAHLAPERPLSLG, encoded by the coding sequence GTGCGACATTCCAGGACCTTCACCCTCGCCTGTGTGGGAGCTCTCATGCTCGGCGCGGCCCTGGCGGGCGGCTACCCGGCCGGTCGCGCCGAGAGCGCCGCCCGGCAGTGCCCGGCGGGCCAGGTCTCGCGGGGCGGCACGTGCCTGCCGGCCGACACGGAGGCGTTCGTCGAGCGGCAGGTCGCGGACGCGCTGAAGACCTACCGGCTCACCGCCGCGATGGCCGGGGTGTGGGTCGACGGCGAGCGGGTGTCGGCCGCCGCGGCCGGGGAGACGATGACGGGCTTCCCCGCGACGACGGACATGCGGTTCCGCATCGGGTCGGTCGCGATCCCCCTGATGACGACCGAGCTGCTCAGGCTGGTCGACGAGGGCAGGGTGACGCTCGACGACAAGCTCTCCCGCTGGCGCCCCGACCTGCCGCACGCGGACGAGGTCACGCTGAGGATGCTGGCGTCCGCCTCCGCCGGATACGCGGACTACGTCACGGACGACGCCTTCATCGACGCCCTCTACGAGAACCCCTTCCGGCACTGGACCGGAGAGGAGCTGGTCCGGATCGCGATGTCCAGGCCCATGGCCCGGCCGCCCGGTTCGGGCTTCGCCTACTCGCACGCCGACTGGGTGCTCCTGGGAGACATCATCGCCCGGGTGGAGCAGAGGCCTCTGGGGGAGGTGATGCGCGAGAAGGTCCTTGAGCCGATGGGCCTGACCCAGACCGACATCTCGTCCAGGGCCGAGATCCCCCCGCCGGTGCTGCACGGCTTCGACAACGAGCGGGGGGTGTTCGAGGACTCCACCTACTGGGACCCGTCGTGGACCGTGGCGGAGGGGGCGGTGATGACCTCGACGCTGGAGGACATGGCGAAGTCCTTCACGGCGATCGGCGAGGGGAAGCTGCTCACCCCCCAGTCGCACAAGGCCCAGCTGACTCCGGTCGTCAAGATCAAGGGGAACGCCTGGTTCGCCCTGGGGCTGCCCGTGGAGAACACCTGGATCCTGCAGAACCCGTCCTTCGCGGGCTACGCGGGTACGGTCGCCTACCTGCCGTCCCGGAAGCTCGCCATCGCCACGGTGGCGACCCAGGGTCTCGGCAGCACCGTCCGGAACGCCAGCTCGAACGTGCTCCAGGCGATCGCCGCCCATCTGGCCCCGGAGCGCCCCCTGTCCCTGGGCTGA
- a CDS encoding polyprenyl synthetase family protein: MHDHTGFKERIDGVLGRLADEEERALLGLHAELTPLSEQLRRSLAQGKRIRAAFLYWGWRAAGQPDCEGVIRAAAAMELVHAAACTHDDIIDDSRIRHGQPTAHAAFAANGQRSTALAMILGDLLMGYAGHVFTSCGLPGAYLARTVPLWSALLRETMAGEFLEVLRTAARDGREPRVAESLEVARFKTAKYTVERPLHLGATLGGGSGALLDAFSGYGLPLGEAFQLRDDLLGTFGDPARTGKSNLDDLRDAKPTALLALTVAAVGPDDRRMLAKLVGHPELGEEEASSVRELMERCGAKQQVEDMIRERIGRAGAALDLAPMPAEARSALGGLAATAADRAL; encoded by the coding sequence GTGCATGACCACACCGGATTCAAGGAGCGCATCGACGGGGTGCTCGGGCGGCTGGCCGACGAGGAGGAGCGGGCCCTGCTCGGACTGCACGCCGAACTCACGCCGCTCTCCGAGCAGTTACGCCGCTCACTGGCACAGGGCAAGCGCATCCGGGCCGCCTTCCTGTACTGGGGGTGGCGGGCGGCGGGCCAGCCCGACTGCGAAGGGGTGATCCGGGCCGCGGCCGCCATGGAGCTCGTCCACGCGGCGGCCTGCACCCACGACGACATCATCGACGACAGCCGCATACGGCACGGCCAGCCCACCGCGCACGCCGCCTTCGCCGCGAACGGGCAGCGCTCCACCGCCCTCGCGATGATCCTCGGCGACCTGCTGATGGGGTACGCCGGACACGTCTTCACCTCCTGCGGGCTGCCCGGCGCGTACCTGGCCCGGACCGTCCCCCTCTGGTCCGCCCTGCTCCGCGAGACGATGGCGGGCGAGTTCCTGGAGGTGCTGCGCACCGCGGCGCGAGACGGCCGGGAACCGCGGGTGGCGGAGTCCTTGGAGGTGGCCCGCTTCAAGACGGCCAAGTACACGGTGGAGCGGCCGCTGCACCTCGGTGCCACCCTCGGCGGCGGCTCCGGCGCCCTGCTGGACGCCTTCTCCGGCTACGGCCTGCCGCTCGGCGAGGCCTTCCAGCTGCGCGACGACCTGCTGGGGACGTTCGGCGACCCCGCCCGGACGGGCAAGTCCAACCTGGACGACCTGCGGGACGCCAAACCCACGGCGCTGCTCGCGCTGACCGTGGCGGCCGTCGGGCCCGACGACCGCCGCATGCTCGCGAAGCTGGTCGGCCATCCGGAACTGGGCGAGGAAGAGGCCTCCTCGGTGCGCGAGCTGATGGAGCGGTGCGGGGCCAAGCAGCAGGTGGAGGACATGATCCGCGAGCGCATCGGCCGGGCCGGGGCCGCGCTGGACCTCGCCCCGATGCCCGCGGAGGCCCGGTCCGCTCTGGGCGGGCTGGCCGCGACCGCCGCCGACCGCGCCCTGTAG
- a CDS encoding TetR/AcrR family transcriptional regulator has protein sequence MVQDRSGAGDPVRTLELLWRASGQPAQPGRRGPRQGLSVDAVVRAATVLADEEGLAALTMRALAQRLGVTPMTLYTYVPGKAELLDLMLDDAYLRMERRPADPKEPWRARVTRVAEDNRDLMLRHPWITGLAVTRPPLGPGVIGKYEHELAAFDGIGLTDTEMDAALTHLLGFVHANALAAADDADHNSRLSQEDWWAVSAPLLERVLEPDRYPLAARVGTAVAGYHPGTIWAFGLRCVLDGLAHRLSSRAAP, from the coding sequence ATGGTGCAGGATCGCAGCGGGGCGGGAGACCCCGTCCGCACGCTGGAGCTTCTGTGGCGCGCGTCCGGACAGCCCGCGCAGCCGGGTCGCCGCGGCCCGCGGCAGGGCCTCAGTGTCGACGCCGTCGTCCGCGCCGCGACCGTGCTCGCCGACGAGGAAGGGCTGGCCGCGCTGACCATGCGGGCGCTCGCGCAGCGGCTCGGTGTGACGCCGATGACGCTCTACACGTACGTCCCCGGCAAGGCCGAGCTCCTCGACCTGATGCTCGACGACGCCTACCTGCGGATGGAACGCCGTCCGGCGGACCCGAAGGAGCCCTGGCGGGCGCGGGTGACCCGGGTCGCCGAGGACAACCGGGACCTGATGCTCCGCCACCCCTGGATCACCGGCCTGGCCGTCACGCGTCCGCCGCTGGGCCCCGGGGTGATCGGGAAGTACGAGCACGAGCTGGCGGCCTTCGACGGTATCGGGCTCACCGACACCGAGATGGATGCCGCCCTGACCCACCTGCTCGGCTTCGTGCACGCCAACGCGCTGGCCGCCGCCGACGACGCCGACCACAACAGCCGCCTGAGCCAGGAGGACTGGTGGGCCGTCAGCGCGCCGCTGCTGGAACGCGTCCTGGAGCCCGACCGCTACCCCCTGGCGGCCCGGGTCGGCACCGCGGTCGCCGGCTACCACCCCGGGACGATCTGGGCCTTCGGCCTCCGATGCGTCCTGGACGGCCTCGCCCACCGCCTGTCCTCCCGCGCCGCCCCGTGA
- a CDS encoding cytochrome P450, translating to MSSHAAPVPQTPSGPDAPYVIDPAGGCPHALNARLRAEHGAVAQVVLPGGVPGAVVLGHHALKEFLAHPEVAKDARHFPALRDGSIPRDWPLRAFADARGMHTADEDDHRRLRALVGRAFTARQVERLRPRVEELTAELLDDLDRAAAESPDGVADLREHFALPLPMSVICELLGVDPGHRARLHHLSNKVIIATDTTPAEAMAAVRELVELMGRIAATRRAEPGEDLTSALIAAREDDGDRLSEAELGGTMRLMLVAGHETTLNLISNAVRALCTHRDQLALVLEGGATWSDVVDETLRWDGPVSWFPFRYPTRDLTVGGTVIPQGTPVLAGYTAAGRDEDVHGPDADRFDITRPTAARSLSFGHGAHYCVGAPLARLEATVALERLFTRFPDLDLATAEAELPHQRSFIGNSVEALPVRLHRR from the coding sequence TTGTCCTCCCACGCCGCACCCGTCCCGCAGACTCCGTCCGGCCCGGACGCCCCGTACGTGATCGACCCGGCCGGAGGCTGCCCGCACGCCCTCAACGCCCGGCTGCGCGCCGAGCACGGGGCCGTCGCGCAGGTCGTGCTCCCCGGCGGAGTGCCCGGGGCGGTCGTCCTGGGCCATCACGCGCTGAAGGAGTTCCTCGCCCACCCCGAAGTGGCCAAGGATGCACGGCACTTCCCCGCCCTGCGCGACGGCAGCATCCCCCGCGACTGGCCACTGCGGGCCTTCGCCGACGCCCGGGGCATGCACACCGCCGACGAGGACGACCACCGCCGTCTCCGTGCACTGGTCGGCAGGGCTTTCACGGCGCGCCAGGTGGAACGCCTGCGCCCGCGCGTCGAGGAACTCACCGCCGAACTCCTCGACGACCTGGACCGGGCCGCCGCGGAATCGCCCGATGGGGTCGCCGACCTGCGCGAACACTTCGCGCTCCCGCTCCCGATGAGCGTGATCTGCGAACTGCTCGGCGTGGACCCCGGGCACCGGGCACGCCTCCACCACCTGTCCAACAAAGTGATCATCGCGACCGACACCACCCCGGCCGAGGCGATGGCCGCCGTACGGGAGCTCGTCGAACTCATGGGCAGGATCGCCGCGACCCGCCGGGCGGAGCCGGGCGAGGACCTCACCAGCGCCCTCATCGCGGCCCGCGAGGACGACGGCGACCGGCTCAGCGAGGCCGAACTCGGCGGCACCATGCGGCTGATGCTCGTCGCTGGTCACGAGACCACCCTCAACCTCATCAGCAACGCCGTCCGCGCCCTGTGCACCCACCGCGACCAGCTCGCGCTCGTCCTGGAGGGCGGGGCGACCTGGTCGGACGTCGTGGACGAGACGCTGCGCTGGGACGGCCCCGTCAGCTGGTTCCCCTTCCGCTACCCCACCCGGGACCTGACCGTCGGCGGCACCGTGATCCCGCAGGGCACCCCGGTCCTCGCCGGCTACACCGCGGCCGGCCGCGACGAGGACGTCCACGGCCCGGACGCCGACCGATTCGACATCACCCGCCCCACGGCCGCCCGCAGCCTCTCCTTCGGGCACGGCGCACACTACTGCGTGGGCGCCCCGCTGGCCCGGCTGGAGGCCACCGTCGCGCTCGAGCGGCTGTTCACGCGCTTCCCCGACCTCGACCTCGCCACCGCCGAGGCCGAACTGCCCCACCAGCGCAGCTTCATCGGCAACAGCGTCGAGGCCCTGCCGGTGCGCCTGCACCGTCGCTGA